The sequence below is a genomic window from Anaeromyxobacter diazotrophicus.
CCGCTGCGTCATCGTCGTCTACCCGCACACCTCGAACTGGGACTTCGCCCTGGGCTACCTGGCGAAGCTCGCGACGGGGCTCCCGGTGCACTGGATCGGCAAGGACACGCTCTTCCGCTGGCCGGTCGCGGGCCTCCTCCGGCGCATGGGCGGCATCCCGGTGAACCGGCGCGAGCGCACCGGGCTCACCGAGCGGCTCGCGGCCGAGCTCCGCGGGCGCCCGCGCATGTGGCTCGCCCTCGCGCCGGAGGGCACCCGCGCGCGGACCGACCACTGGAAGTCGGGCTTCTACCGCCTCGCGCT
It includes:
- a CDS encoding 1-acyl-sn-glycerol-3-phosphate acyltransferase, with translation MSRPLVPARIGRLARWVLAAFGWTVDVAWPPVPRCVIVVYPHTSNWDFALGYLAKLATGLPVHWIGKDTLFRWPVAGLLRRMGGIPVNRRERTGLTERLAAELRGRPRMWLALAPEGTRARTDHWKSGFYRLALAAGVPVGLAFIDYRAKVVGLRTYLTLTGDVERDLARVRAVYAGKVGRHPEQAGEIRLLRDRDP